The DNA sequence TGCAGCATCGTCGGCATTGGCCTGGGGGTCCAGAGTAATGCCGAGATAGCCGAGTCCCTCACAGATGCGTGCGCGGATAGTCGGCGCGTTCTCGCCGATACCACCGCTGAAGACTAGTGTGTCGAGCCCCTCCAGGGCAGCGGTATAGCCGCCGAGCCATTTTTTGGTCTGGTAACAGAACAGAGCCAGCGCCTCCCTGGCTCGATTGTCGGTGTCCTCCATGGCCAACAGTTCCCGCACATCAGCGCTGGTTTCGGAAATTCCCAACAGGCCAGATTCACGACTGGCCAGCTGTTGGAATTCTGTCGCAGTAATATTTTCCCGTTGTTCCAGATAGCTGGCCACGCCGGGTTCCAAGTCTCCTGTACGGTTGCTCATGGGCAACCCGGAGGTCGGCGTGAATCCCATGCTGGTATCAATGCTTTTGCCATTGCGGACAGCGGCGAGGCTGGCGCCATTGCCGAGGTGGGCAAGAATCACAAGGCCTGCTGTTGCCGCTGGGTCGCCGAGGCTGACCAGTTCTTCCATCAGGTAGTTATAGGACAGGCCGTGAAAACCATAGCGTCGCACGCCCAACGCCTCGAAGCGGCGGGGAATGGGCAGCAGTTGTGCCACCCGAGGCATGCTGGTGTGGAACGCTGTATCGAAGCAGGCCACCTGTGGCAGGGAGGGAAAACGTTCCTGCAAAGCCTCGATTAACGCCAGCTCGCGGGGCAGATGCTCTGG is a window from the Porticoccus hydrocarbonoclasticus MCTG13d genome containing:
- a CDS encoding acetate/propionate family kinase, whose translation is MDASKPTMLIINAGSSSIRFAQYRVGEPLQQILHGQVERIGIPGTRLIVETNSGETVDSAIDMPADPAAMAAFFVDWLESSGIVSSTRAIGHRLVHGLAHTEPERITPALLAELAGISSFAPEHLPRELALIEALQERFPSLPQVACFDTAFHTSMPRVAQLLPIPRRFEALGVRRYGFHGLSYNYLMEELVSLGDPAATAGLVILAHLGNGASLAAVRNGKSIDTSMGFTPTSGLPMSNRTGDLEPGVASYLEQRENITATEFQQLASRESGLLGISETSADVRELLAMEDTDNRAREALALFCYQTKKWLGGYTAALEGLDTLVFSGGIGENAPTIRARICEGLGYLGITLDPQANADDAAVISTETSAVTVRVIATDEALIIARSVHRLLQLAP